In Niallia sp. FSL W8-0635, one genomic interval encodes:
- a CDS encoding YxiG family protein: protein MSINLDTEKKLQQFFSEIEYQTIINLNIDYLKEAISLKLISVNNDELIKINITFKQVMSYYIYQEPEYDTYRLNNFDEESNLLLTESSYFPQGFGKIMIESLNSELKEIETLSSTTNFYFQVNNKDYFFIEANSLSINGIEYRNLITDDKELKKPLD, encoded by the coding sequence GTGTCAATCAATTTAGATACAGAAAAAAAATTACAACAGTTTTTTTCTGAAATCGAGTATCAAACTATTATTAATTTGAATATTGATTATCTTAAAGAAGCTATTTCCCTTAAATTAATTAGTGTTAATAATGATGAATTAATTAAAATTAATATTACGTTTAAACAAGTCATGTCTTATTATATCTATCAAGAACCAGAATATGATACGTATAGACTGAATAACTTTGATGAAGAGTCCAATTTATTATTAACGGAATCAAGCTATTTTCCACAAGGATTTGGTAAAATTATGATTGAAAGTCTAAATAGTGAACTAAAAGAAATAGAAACACTTTCCTCTACTACAAATTTCTATTTCCAAGTTAATAATAAAGACTACTTCTTTATTGAAGCAAACTCCTTAAGTATAAATGGTATAGAGTATAGAAATTTGATTACAGATGATAAAGAGTTGAAGAAACCATTAGATTGA
- a CDS encoding GntR family transcriptional regulator, which yields MRPIKNEPLYQQIQNKIIERIKAGKWRVGDRVPSEKELMDEFHVSQITTKNALAGLADKGIVERIKGKGTFVIESSFTGSMAHNHTSSGLIGLIIPTMKTKVEQDFVNFLEQYVTERGYNLVIKISRESQIKEAEAIETFRAIGVEGIIIFPAEKETYNEAVLRLTLDKFPLVLIDRYMKNISTYSVSSENTQGAFETISYLLNKGHEQIALISPLITNTVTEERAKGFEQAFLRKGITIDKNLWLPLPFDKISADETPALIKQFLMENPQLACLFTMNAELAQYAYRAILEVQKEYFRPIELVTFDSPGIEGVTFVQQDIQRCSKDTVKLLMQQLAGEYDPKRIFIPVNIVLAAGNEK from the coding sequence ATGAGACCAATCAAAAACGAACCATTATATCAGCAAATTCAAAACAAAATAATAGAGCGAATAAAGGCAGGAAAATGGAGAGTAGGAGACAGAGTTCCCTCTGAAAAGGAATTAATGGATGAATTTCATGTAAGCCAGATTACTACCAAGAATGCATTAGCTGGCTTAGCTGATAAAGGAATTGTGGAGCGGATCAAGGGGAAAGGGACGTTTGTCATTGAAAGTAGTTTTACAGGTTCAATGGCTCACAATCACACTTCAAGTGGGTTGATTGGGTTAATTATTCCAACGATGAAGACGAAGGTGGAACAGGATTTTGTTAATTTCCTTGAACAGTATGTGACGGAACGAGGGTATAACTTAGTCATTAAGATATCTAGAGAATCACAGATAAAAGAGGCAGAGGCAATTGAGACATTTCGTGCTATTGGGGTGGAAGGGATTATTATTTTTCCTGCTGAAAAGGAAACGTATAATGAAGCGGTTCTTCGACTTACGCTAGACAAATTTCCTCTCGTATTGATTGATCGATATATGAAGAATATTTCTACATATAGTGTAAGTTCAGAAAATACGCAAGGAGCGTTTGAGACTATTTCTTATCTGTTGAATAAAGGGCATGAACAGATTGCACTTATCTCTCCATTAATAACAAACACGGTGACGGAAGAACGGGCAAAAGGATTTGAGCAAGCTTTCTTAAGAAAAGGAATTACAATTGATAAAAATCTTTGGCTACCATTGCCATTTGATAAAATATCCGCTGATGAAACGCCTGCACTGATTAAACAATTTTTAATGGAAAACCCGCAGTTAGCTTGCTTATTTACGATGAATGCAGAACTGGCACAGTATGCATATCGCGCTATTTTAGAAGTCCAAAAAGAGTACTTCCGTCCAATAGAGTTAGTCACTTTTGATTCGCCTGGAATAGAAGGTGTAACTTTTGTACAACAGGATATTCAGCGATGTAGCAAGGATACGGTGAAGTTATTAATGCAACAACTAGCTGGCGAATACGATCCGAAACGAATTTTTATCCCGGTAAATATAGTGCTTGCTGCAGGAAATGAAAAATAA
- a CDS encoding asparaginase, with the protein MDFEVLVQEKRAELLENVHIGMICGVNEQFETKYQVGDTEHYTFFRSASKPIQALPAFLSDIITKYGLTEEEATLLTASHRGEEYHIAALESMLKKLPIKEEELFCPPSYPLNSNPRDAMLRKGLEKRRLYHNCAGKHMGFLTVCREMGFPTEGYWKIHHPLQQQILTILSELSNIPISDIKVGTDGCGVPVFAIPLKNMAITYLKLSSPELIDNSDLKRAVKRMTGLMNKHPRIVASEKFICTTLLEDSNIVAKGGAQGVYCFGLKKEKLGFALKVANGSEDVWPNIIASILEQINYSNSDTINRLRELKPAIIKNDGGVEVGSIREVFTLSLI; encoded by the coding sequence ATGGATTTTGAAGTGTTAGTGCAAGAAAAAAGAGCTGAATTACTGGAGAATGTACATATTGGAATGATTTGCGGGGTAAATGAACAATTTGAAACCAAATATCAGGTAGGAGATACGGAACATTACACTTTTTTCCGTTCTGCTTCCAAGCCGATACAAGCTTTACCTGCATTTTTATCAGATATTATCACTAAATATGGTCTTACAGAGGAAGAGGCTACACTCTTAACAGCATCTCATCGTGGGGAAGAATACCATATTGCAGCCTTGGAATCGATGTTAAAGAAATTGCCTATTAAAGAGGAAGAATTGTTCTGTCCACCTTCCTATCCATTAAACTCAAATCCAAGAGATGCGATGTTAAGGAAAGGATTGGAGAAAAGAAGACTTTACCACAATTGCGCCGGCAAACATATGGGTTTTTTAACCGTTTGTCGTGAAATGGGTTTTCCAACGGAAGGATACTGGAAGATTCATCACCCACTCCAACAACAAATTCTAACTATCCTTTCCGAACTATCAAATATACCAATTTCAGATATAAAAGTAGGAACGGATGGATGCGGTGTCCCGGTTTTTGCTATTCCATTAAAAAACATGGCTATTACCTATCTAAAATTATCTTCTCCTGAATTAATCGACAATTCTGATCTGAAAAGAGCAGTTAAAAGGATGACTGGATTGATGAATAAACATCCAAGAATAGTTGCCTCCGAGAAGTTTATTTGTACAACTTTATTAGAAGACAGTAACATCGTAGCAAAAGGAGGAGCTCAAGGAGTTTATTGCTTTGGCTTAAAAAAGGAGAAACTAGGCTTTGCATTAAAAGTAGCCAACGGTTCAGAAGATGTTTGGCCAAATATCATCGCGTCCATTCTAGAACAAATCAATTATTCTAACAGTGATACCATTAATAGATTAAGAGAACTAAAACCAGCCATCATTAAAAATGATGGTGGAGTGGAAGTAGGGAGTATTAGAGAAGTATTTACATTGTCTCTTATTTAA
- a CDS encoding caspase family protein — MSNVKALIVGVSNYYLSGANDLPFCMNDITIMKNALLNGLKLDYSDIITCGNLGELTKNDFEKAFSEMVTRATNKDDTLIFYFSGHGTTLKDNQHYLVFSDGLLSTQKIIRNLKDIPIKSKIIILDCCHSGNFSIDGTSSLNIEKTVSEFQGEGYAVLASSKSEEVSFGHPDKPTSLFTSFLCDALQDRLLIRDGKVSLNDIQRLVSLYLDIWNKKSTYLKQHPIFRANMGGTIYFKVQEFQPFYSKNVYLKSDKYIIYKVKPLHTGQAKRYATEVILKEPFSFEEINKIYNEIVNVVKNVEVYNNKKSKDKWTGKIANIIWVYFGRDENDMISSNFICHTTWVDDKQDKAWWYKVNNRNTFILDGTHFNVHSYYEHLKIFNQNNLGNKNELIIKTKEILSHLVTLAENVISLFNEYKNGILTEVELVKQMEPFIQEINEYYIKSQDLDISPIDIKLWSEACSILFGTVFDFTLYYNKQYMSQRTSDNRKLCMEIAIKQYYADLESVGNLEQLL, encoded by the coding sequence ATGTCAAATGTTAAGGCGCTAATTGTAGGAGTTAGTAATTATTATCTTTCTGGTGCTAATGATTTACCTTTTTGTATGAATGACATTACTATAATGAAGAATGCTTTACTTAATGGTTTGAAATTAGACTACTCCGATATAATAACGTGTGGGAACTTAGGTGAATTAACGAAAAATGACTTTGAAAAAGCTTTTTCAGAAATGGTCACGCGAGCAACAAATAAGGATGATACACTAATTTTTTATTTTTCAGGACATGGAACCACATTAAAGGATAACCAACACTACCTTGTTTTTAGTGATGGACTTTTAAGCACTCAAAAGATTATTAGAAACCTTAAAGATATTCCAATCAAGAGTAAGATCATTATATTAGATTGTTGCCACTCAGGGAACTTTTCTATTGATGGAACGTCGTCATTAAATATAGAAAAAACGGTCTCTGAGTTTCAAGGGGAAGGTTACGCAGTTTTAGCATCTAGTAAATCCGAAGAAGTCTCATTTGGACATCCAGATAAACCTACAAGTCTATTTACAAGCTTTTTATGTGATGCACTTCAGGATAGACTATTAATTAGAGATGGAAAAGTATCATTAAATGATATACAAAGACTAGTATCGTTATATTTGGATATATGGAATAAAAAAAGTACATATTTAAAACAACATCCAATTTTTAGGGCTAATATGGGTGGTACAATTTATTTTAAAGTACAAGAGTTTCAGCCATTCTATTCAAAAAATGTTTACCTTAAGTCAGATAAGTATATTATCTATAAAGTTAAACCACTTCATACTGGCCAAGCAAAGAGATACGCTACAGAAGTAATTTTAAAGGAGCCTTTTTCTTTTGAAGAGATTAATAAAATTTATAATGAAATAGTTAATGTGGTTAAGAATGTGGAGGTGTATAACAATAAGAAATCTAAAGACAAATGGACTGGCAAAATAGCTAATATTATTTGGGTTTACTTTGGTCGGGATGAAAATGATATGATAAGTAGTAATTTTATTTGTCATACTACTTGGGTGGATGACAAACAAGACAAAGCATGGTGGTATAAAGTTAATAACAGAAATACTTTTATATTAGATGGGACCCATTTTAATGTACATAGTTACTACGAGCATCTAAAGATTTTTAATCAGAATAATTTAGGAAACAAAAATGAGTTAATAATTAAAACTAAGGAAATTTTATCGCATTTAGTAACTTTGGCTGAGAATGTAATCAGTTTATTTAATGAGTATAAAAATGGTATACTAACCGAAGTTGAGCTTGTCAAACAAATGGAACCCTTTATTCAAGAAATAAATGAGTATTATATTAAAAGTCAGGATCTAGATATATCACCAATTGATATCAAACTTTGGAGTGAAGCATGCTCGATATTATTCGGAACAGTATTTGACTTTACACTATATTACAATAAGCAATACATGTCACAAAGAACTAGTGATAATAGAAAATTATGTATGGAGATAGCTATAAAACAGTATTATGCTGATTTAGAAAGTGTCGGGAATTTAGAACAGTTATTATAA
- a CDS encoding DUF2397 family protein, which translates to MTLEQRLLRPFTKAKYLSEENYKRYTAIIHYLYQQHEVYYAPPSLPITILEFIKENDVLGFFGDYDLSKLEADLNMLESWGNVISHQDSGNVSRIEDFNRRKLRYQCTPETIEIERMLEKMNSQINRVKGSLDSNLVNSLSNLMIELETYKAKSYFKKEERKELNLLWNQIFAQFDNLRKDSSDYLGIIHSRNIDDAMQNKEISAFRLKFTEYLTGFIITLQKNVHIIEFSIKEIDKDLIHRVITELILEHKDKPSLGEPITDKEYLEIYMNQWNAMKKWFKYDEYNERFVDYLLKQKSIIIKKSKNATMENICEILKNINPDLNKLFKSEINKNKQGQKIISALKSLNNLRHSFAHGILSEKVYLSDIEKYFTQAVKMIIILDSVIQLFSEEQNTTTQQVG; encoded by the coding sequence ATGACGCTAGAACAAAGATTGCTCCGACCCTTTACAAAAGCAAAATACCTCAGCGAAGAAAACTACAAACGATATACCGCCATTATCCACTATTTGTATCAACAACATGAAGTTTATTATGCACCTCCATCCTTGCCGATTACCATCTTAGAATTTATAAAAGAAAATGATGTATTAGGATTCTTCGGTGACTATGACCTATCCAAACTAGAAGCGGATTTAAATATGCTTGAGAGTTGGGGGAATGTCATTTCTCACCAGGATTCCGGAAACGTTAGCAGAATTGAAGACTTCAACCGTAGAAAGCTACGCTATCAATGTACACCTGAAACCATCGAGATTGAACGTATGCTTGAAAAGATGAATAGCCAAATCAATCGAGTAAAAGGGTCATTGGATTCAAATTTGGTAAATTCGTTATCCAACTTAATGATAGAGTTGGAAACCTACAAAGCAAAATCCTATTTTAAGAAAGAGGAAAGGAAAGAGCTTAACCTATTATGGAATCAAATTTTTGCCCAGTTTGATAATCTACGAAAAGATTCCTCCGACTACCTGGGAATTATCCATAGTAGAAACATCGATGACGCTATGCAAAACAAAGAAATCAGCGCATTTCGACTGAAATTCACGGAGTATTTAACTGGTTTTATTATCACCCTTCAAAAAAACGTGCATATTATCGAGTTTTCTATCAAGGAAATTGATAAAGACCTGATTCATCGTGTCATTACCGAGCTGATATTGGAGCATAAAGATAAACCCTCACTCGGAGAGCCAATAACCGATAAGGAATATCTGGAAATCTATATGAACCAATGGAATGCCATGAAGAAGTGGTTTAAATATGACGAATACAATGAACGGTTTGTTGATTATCTATTAAAACAAAAATCAATTATTATTAAGAAGTCAAAAAATGCTACCATGGAAAATATTTGTGAAATTTTAAAAAATATTAACCCCGATCTTAATAAATTGTTTAAATCAGAGATAAACAAGAATAAGCAAGGCCAAAAAATAATATCGGCACTTAAGTCTTTAAACAACCTAAGACATTCATTTGCCCATGGAATACTTTCAGAAAAGGTTTACCTTTCTGATATTGAAAAATACTTCACTCAAGCAGTTAAAATGATTATTATTCTTGATAGTGTTATACAATTATTTAGTGAAGAGCAAAATACTACTACACAACAAGTTGGATAA
- a CDS encoding DUF2075 domain-containing protein — protein sequence MIVYEANKHEFLEHVDKDVLVSHILTQFELKLGRTSESEIRSWDNSMLHMYRVLNDPSIPNDAGVAIEYKIPYTSKRVDFLLSGHDGEKDSVVIVELKQWSEVQKVEGKEAIIKTALNRGLHEVTHPSYQAWSYAALIEDYNENVQKQFIQLKPCAYLHNYRIRDNDPLTDEYYDYYLNLAPVYAKGEVEKLRNFIKKYIKFGDQKEILYQIEQGRIRPSKSLQDSLSNMLKGNQEFVMIDEQKVFYETALQIAKRAIKTDTKQVMIIEGGPGTGKTVLAINLLVALTNKTMTCQYVTKNSAPRNVYSTKLKGDFRKTRIDNLFKGSGSYTESEKDELDVLIVDEAHRLNEKSGMFQNLGENQVKEIIHTARMSIFFIDENQRVTLKDIGSVEIIREYAKEYGAEVTSGVLASQFRCDGSDGYIAWLDDVLQIRETANANDMGLDYDFKVFSSPNEMKTEIEEKNKIKNKSRIVSGYCWEWPKDNRTNSNFHDIKIEEHDFGISWNLDSSTTWAIDKNSVHEAGCIHTCQGLEFDYVGVIIGDDLRYENGQVITDYTKRAKTDQSLKGIKKMLKESPEEALEIADKIIRNTYRTLMTRGQKGCYIYCTDKKLEQYFRSRLMRESLYSESAYGNMEAAEDKESY from the coding sequence ATGATCGTCTACGAAGCTAACAAACATGAATTTCTTGAACATGTTGATAAAGATGTTCTTGTTTCCCATATACTAACACAATTTGAATTGAAACTAGGACGTACAAGTGAGTCGGAAATTCGGTCTTGGGATAATTCAATGTTGCATATGTACCGTGTTTTAAATGATCCTTCAATTCCCAATGACGCTGGGGTTGCAATTGAATATAAGATTCCATATACATCAAAAAGAGTGGACTTTCTTTTATCTGGACATGATGGTGAGAAAGATTCTGTGGTTATTGTCGAATTGAAACAATGGTCAGAAGTACAAAAGGTTGAGGGGAAAGAAGCCATTATTAAAACGGCTTTAAATCGTGGTTTGCATGAAGTAACCCATCCTTCATACCAAGCGTGGTCCTATGCTGCACTAATCGAAGATTACAATGAAAATGTGCAAAAGCAATTCATCCAATTAAAACCATGTGCGTATTTACATAATTATCGAATCCGAGATAATGATCCATTAACAGATGAATATTATGATTATTATCTTAACCTAGCCCCTGTATATGCCAAGGGTGAAGTGGAGAAGCTACGAAATTTTATAAAGAAATATATAAAATTTGGAGATCAGAAAGAAATTTTATATCAAATTGAACAAGGGAGAATTCGACCTTCAAAATCACTTCAGGACTCATTATCAAATATGCTAAAGGGTAATCAAGAGTTTGTGATGATTGATGAGCAAAAGGTGTTTTATGAAACGGCACTCCAGATAGCAAAAAGGGCAATTAAAACGGATACAAAGCAAGTCATGATAATTGAAGGCGGACCAGGCACGGGGAAAACCGTATTGGCTATCAACTTATTAGTTGCATTGACAAATAAAACAATGACATGTCAATACGTCACAAAAAATTCAGCTCCACGAAATGTCTACTCTACGAAGTTGAAAGGTGACTTTAGAAAAACAAGAATTGATAATTTATTCAAAGGATCTGGAAGCTATACAGAATCGGAAAAAGATGAACTGGATGTATTGATTGTTGATGAGGCACATAGGTTAAATGAGAAATCCGGGATGTTTCAAAACCTAGGGGAGAACCAGGTAAAGGAAATAATCCATACTGCTAGAATGTCTATATTTTTTATTGATGAAAATCAGCGAGTAACTTTGAAGGATATTGGTAGTGTTGAGATAATTAGGGAATACGCTAAAGAATATGGAGCAGAAGTTACATCGGGTGTTTTAGCTTCACAGTTTAGATGTGATGGCTCAGATGGGTATATTGCCTGGCTCGATGATGTATTGCAAATCCGTGAAACAGCAAATGCAAATGATATGGGATTAGATTACGATTTCAAAGTGTTTTCTAGTCCAAATGAAATGAAAACAGAAATTGAAGAGAAAAATAAAATCAAAAACAAATCTAGAATTGTTTCCGGATATTGCTGGGAGTGGCCAAAGGACAACCGGACGAATTCGAACTTTCATGATATTAAAATTGAAGAGCATGACTTTGGGATCAGCTGGAACTTAGATAGCTCTACAACATGGGCTATTGATAAAAATTCTGTACATGAAGCCGGATGTATCCACACCTGCCAAGGATTAGAGTTTGATTATGTTGGAGTTATTATTGGGGATGATTTGCGATACGAAAATGGACAAGTTATTACTGACTATACAAAGCGAGCAAAAACGGATCAATCACTCAAGGGGATTAAAAAAATGCTTAAAGAATCACCTGAAGAAGCTCTAGAGATAGCAGATAAAATTATTCGTAACACGTATCGCACATTGATGACCAGGGGACAAAAAGGCTGTTATATATACTGTACAGATAAGAAATTGGAACAATACTTTAGATCTCGGTTAATGCGTGAAAGCCTGTATAGTGAAAGTGCATATGGAAATATGGAGGCTGCGGAGGATAAAGAAAGTTATTAA